A single Streptomyces sannanensis DNA region contains:
- a CDS encoding RHS repeat-associated core domain-containing protein, producing the protein MGTSRLTGDGRGGGRRRTRRLGKGTAALGFLLAGALTVTLLPDAGAVALDKKDFKVRPVQRTASVPGTAIGSRHARAAVSDTDRKPWRPGRTVWPAAGETRVDLTAVAPAALARSAAGKSVYGLPHAEAKGMPLRFAPLTARKSKGRTTPEAVPDRIRVRTTDRGRAAGAGVDGVLVGVARDDGTAAPGRASVQLDYTAFRDAYGADWSSRLRLVQLPSCALTQPDKASCRVPEPLPTHNDSKAGTLTAEVALAADASAFTVLAVTASSEGGNGDFKATSLSPSGSWSAGGNEGGFTWQYPLAVPPVPGDLTPKLGLGYSSSSIDGRTAATNNQSSAVGEGWSMELGFIERQYMSCKDDNATGSNAGTKSGDLCWKSDNAVLSLNGSSTPLVRVGTSEVWKPADDDGSRVERVRGTSADTANGDDDNEYWKVTTLDGTQYFFGRNRLPGWVAGKPETGSAFTTPVFGNHAGEPGHATAFADSWRNQAWRWNLDYVVDPHGNAMALFYDKETNAYAKNSGGEQTSIPKADVTYVRGGLLNRIEYGHRAGQVHAFQPAARVLFGTADRCLGSTADCAFDKAHAANWPDTPVDQVCEVGKDCMSGSPTFWSRKRLTSVTTQALKAGVFVDVDTWTFTHQFPGTGDAGGADLWLASVVRTGKAGGTALSTPAVTFGGTLMPNRVDAAEGRPPLNKYRITRISSESGADTLVTYSPTECVYSAPPAAETNTKRCYPAWWTPEGGTEPVKDWFHKYVVTKVVEDDKVADTDSAVTEYEYLGGIAWAKDTSEFTLEKHRTHGDFRGYAKVRTRTGAENRTLEETVFLRGIEGATVTDSAGRTHSDAEPYAGMELESAVYDKDGGSPVVVSTSEPWSRETASMKRTGTTDLKAYQADTRVVSTRTLLSDGTWRTTRLTNSFDEYGQTVTSSDEGDLAVSGDEMCTRTTHTTPDTTNWLIAYIASEQKTSAACGTPAAPANIIGETRTTYDNGAFGAAPVAGKANPSRIEELDRFGLQGDPVFVTTATAVHDAMGRRVEDTDAAGARSVTAYTPASGAQPTQVKTTNAKGHVTYADLDGLRGLTVKATDANGRVTHQDYNSLGRLVAAWKPGRAKTAPADVTFSYLVRNTGPTTVTSRTLLENGQYRTAVTLYDGMLRRRQTQTDAHGGTGRLVSDTFYDSHGRAWKTNGEYYNDQPTGSSVHAVADNVVPSQTVTEFDGQGRPTASVLLSKGVEKWRSTTSYGGNWTATVPPVGGTAVLTVVNAHDKPVELREYKDRNPVLDASADRYESVKYGYDSADRLTKVVDEAGNTWTAGYDLRGRKVQSSDPDKGTVTTTYRADGLVATTTDARKQTLAYTYDDLGRATSLRKDDVNGTALAEWTYDTLPGGVGKLTKSVRYENGNAYTTAVKGYDTAGHATGSVITVPAAEGKLAGTYEFANTYTPNTGLAATTSYPAGGGLPAETVRHGYTTYGLPATVGNGTDVYSLGTQYSPFGEVLQTVLGDIGGRVVQTFSYEDATRRLAGVVNDREADGPQTIDNKTYTYDPSGNITRIRNDRDDKAVTDTQCFTHDFAARLTNAWTGTDDCALKPSTDVRPQVGGVSPYWYSYTYDAVGNRTSEVRHAPSGDTAEDVTRTYAYPGPGGDRPHAMEQVAVTGSGARTDTFEYDASGNTTRRVTTAGDQSITWDAEGRMASSTVGGKTSTFLYDADGTRLLRRDPGAVTLYLGSQELRLDTAKATVSGLRYYPAGKATVTRSSDGSVSYLLGDHHGTDEVTVDAATLSYQRRDHGPFGTPRGTQPAAGSWPGERGFVGGTNDASTGLTHVGAREYDAANGKFISADPVMNLSDPQQLNAYSYANNSPVTDADPSGEWSLRSMLRMGAAFARKSIRYARPAFSIASPASRALRTHTFKFGRVYDRYDAAKRVMLSEGGNGTKFGKFNVGKGEDRGIIMMRFYIHTKKAVYTPLGALLLGDDRTFSVDPDAPYRMVLFWDTASGDVTFKVSASHTNSFTMGSFKSPHAPPRKMEAPSISISAQSLLFNANPENTWKSRKSWNVLNYSSYGHSSTPDKLDLGLHGVNSLIRIFAVDNDVTIAANKSSVTVTRSGDPYPDMEVVQYRRNQPPQVIAQDRMANEDGLDSKPTGRPKIDRSWTDGKCTSGC; encoded by the coding sequence GTGGGGACATCGAGACTCACCGGGGACGGGCGGGGCGGCGGACGCCGTCGCACCCGGCGCCTCGGGAAGGGCACGGCCGCGCTGGGCTTCCTGCTGGCCGGAGCGCTCACGGTGACGCTCCTGCCGGACGCGGGAGCCGTCGCCCTCGACAAGAAGGACTTCAAGGTCCGCCCCGTACAGCGGACCGCATCCGTTCCCGGCACCGCCATCGGCTCCCGTCACGCGCGCGCCGCCGTCAGCGATACCGACAGGAAGCCGTGGCGGCCCGGCAGGACCGTCTGGCCCGCCGCCGGTGAGACGCGGGTCGACCTCACCGCCGTTGCTCCCGCGGCACTGGCCAGGAGCGCGGCGGGCAAGAGCGTCTACGGGCTGCCGCACGCCGAGGCCAAGGGGATGCCCTTGCGCTTCGCCCCGCTGACGGCGCGGAAGAGCAAGGGGCGTACCACCCCCGAGGCCGTGCCGGACAGGATCCGGGTACGGACCACCGACCGCGGGAGGGCCGCCGGAGCGGGCGTCGACGGAGTGCTGGTCGGCGTCGCCCGCGACGACGGCACCGCCGCGCCCGGCCGCGCCTCCGTACAGCTCGACTACACCGCCTTCCGTGACGCCTACGGAGCCGACTGGTCCTCCCGGCTGCGCCTGGTCCAGCTTCCCTCCTGTGCGCTGACCCAACCGGACAAGGCTTCCTGCCGGGTGCCGGAGCCGCTGCCGACGCACAACGACAGCAAGGCGGGAACGCTGACCGCCGAGGTCGCCCTCGCCGCGGACGCGTCCGCGTTCACCGTGCTGGCGGTGACCGCCTCCTCCGAGGGCGGCAACGGCGACTTCAAGGCGACCTCGCTGTCACCCTCCGGCTCCTGGTCCGCGGGCGGCAACGAGGGCGGCTTCACCTGGCAGTACCCGCTGGCGGTGCCACCGGTGCCCGGCGATCTGACGCCGAAGCTGGGCCTGGGCTACTCCTCGTCGTCCATCGACGGGCGCACCGCCGCGACGAACAACCAGTCGTCCGCGGTCGGTGAGGGCTGGTCCATGGAGCTCGGGTTCATCGAGCGCCAGTACATGAGCTGCAAGGACGACAACGCCACGGGCTCCAACGCGGGCACCAAGTCCGGCGACCTGTGCTGGAAGTCGGACAACGCCGTGCTGTCGCTGAACGGTTCGTCGACCCCGCTGGTGCGGGTCGGCACCAGCGAGGTGTGGAAGCCGGCCGACGACGACGGTTCGCGCGTCGAGCGCGTCAGGGGCACGTCCGCCGACACCGCCAACGGCGACGACGACAACGAGTACTGGAAGGTGACCACGCTCGACGGCACCCAGTACTTCTTCGGCAGGAACCGTCTCCCGGGCTGGGTCGCGGGCAAGCCGGAAACCGGCTCGGCGTTCACCACTCCCGTCTTCGGCAACCACGCCGGTGAGCCGGGGCACGCGACCGCCTTCGCCGACTCGTGGCGCAACCAGGCCTGGCGCTGGAACCTCGACTACGTCGTGGATCCGCACGGCAACGCGATGGCGCTCTTCTACGACAAGGAGACCAACGCCTACGCCAAGAACTCGGGCGGGGAGCAGACCTCGATCCCCAAGGCCGACGTCACCTACGTGCGCGGCGGTCTCCTGAACCGCATCGAGTACGGTCACCGCGCCGGCCAGGTCCACGCCTTCCAGCCCGCGGCCCGGGTGCTGTTCGGCACCGCCGACCGCTGCCTGGGCAGCACCGCCGACTGCGCCTTCGACAAGGCTCACGCCGCGAACTGGCCGGACACACCGGTCGACCAGGTCTGCGAGGTGGGCAAGGACTGCATGAGCGGGTCCCCGACCTTCTGGTCGCGCAAGCGGCTGACCTCCGTCACCACCCAGGCCCTGAAGGCCGGCGTGTTCGTGGACGTCGACACATGGACGTTCACCCACCAGTTCCCCGGCACCGGTGACGCGGGCGGCGCGGACCTGTGGCTCGCCTCCGTCGTCCGCACCGGCAAGGCCGGCGGTACGGCCCTGTCCACGCCTGCGGTGACCTTCGGCGGCACGCTGATGCCCAACCGGGTCGACGCGGCGGAGGGACGTCCTCCGCTGAACAAGTACCGCATCACCCGTATCAGCAGCGAGAGCGGCGCCGACACCCTGGTCACCTACTCGCCCACGGAATGCGTCTACAGCGCGCCCCCTGCCGCCGAGACGAACACCAAGCGCTGCTACCCGGCGTGGTGGACGCCGGAGGGCGGCACCGAACCGGTGAAGGACTGGTTCCACAAGTACGTCGTCACCAAGGTCGTCGAGGACGACAAGGTGGCCGACACCGACTCCGCCGTGACCGAGTACGAGTACCTCGGCGGGATCGCCTGGGCCAAGGACACCAGCGAGTTCACCCTCGAAAAGCACCGCACGCACGGCGACTTCCGCGGCTATGCCAAGGTGCGCACCCGGACCGGCGCGGAGAACCGGACCCTGGAGGAGACCGTCTTCCTCCGCGGCATCGAGGGAGCCACGGTCACCGACTCGGCCGGCCGGACCCACTCCGACGCCGAGCCCTACGCCGGCATGGAACTGGAGTCCGCCGTCTACGACAAGGACGGTGGCTCGCCCGTCGTCGTCTCGACGTCCGAGCCCTGGTCCCGCGAGACCGCGAGCATGAAGAGGACCGGAACGACCGACCTGAAGGCCTACCAGGCCGACACCCGGGTCGTGTCGACGAGGACGCTGCTCTCGGACGGAACCTGGCGCACCACCCGGCTGACGAACTCCTTCGACGAGTACGGGCAGACCGTCACCTCCTCCGACGAGGGCGACCTCGCGGTCAGCGGTGACGAGATGTGCACCCGCACCACGCACACGACGCCCGACACGACGAACTGGCTGATCGCGTACATCGCGTCGGAGCAGAAGACCTCCGCAGCCTGCGGCACCCCGGCCGCCCCCGCAAACATCATCGGAGAGACCCGTACGACGTACGACAACGGCGCCTTCGGCGCCGCCCCCGTGGCCGGCAAGGCGAACCCGAGCCGGATCGAGGAGCTGGACCGCTTCGGCCTCCAGGGCGATCCGGTCTTCGTGACCACGGCCACCGCCGTCCACGACGCCATGGGCCGCAGGGTGGAGGACACGGACGCGGCGGGCGCCAGGTCCGTCACCGCCTACACTCCCGCGAGCGGCGCCCAGCCGACCCAGGTCAAGACCACCAACGCCAAGGGTCATGTGACCTACGCCGATCTCGACGGTCTGCGCGGGCTCACGGTCAAGGCGACCGACGCCAACGGCCGTGTCACCCACCAGGACTACAACTCCCTGGGCCGGCTCGTCGCCGCGTGGAAGCCGGGCCGGGCCAAGACCGCCCCGGCGGACGTCACCTTCTCGTACCTCGTGCGCAACACCGGCCCGACCACGGTGACGTCCAGGACGCTCCTGGAGAACGGCCAGTACCGCACCGCCGTCACGCTGTACGACGGCATGCTGCGCCGGCGCCAGACCCAGACCGACGCCCACGGCGGCACCGGCAGGCTGGTCAGCGACACCTTCTACGACAGCCACGGCCGCGCCTGGAAGACCAACGGCGAGTACTACAACGACCAGCCGACGGGCTCGTCCGTGCACGCGGTGGCCGACAACGTCGTGCCGTCCCAGACGGTGACCGAGTTCGACGGCCAGGGGCGCCCCACCGCGTCCGTTCTCCTGTCCAAGGGCGTCGAGAAGTGGCGCAGCACCACGAGCTACGGCGGCAACTGGACGGCGACCGTTCCGCCCGTCGGCGGGACCGCGGTCCTCACGGTCGTCAACGCCCACGACAAGCCCGTCGAGCTGCGCGAGTACAAGGACCGCAACCCCGTCCTCGACGCCTCCGCCGACAGGTACGAGTCCGTGAAGTACGGCTACGACTCGGCGGACCGGCTCACCAAGGTGGTCGACGAGGCGGGCAACACCTGGACGGCCGGGTACGACCTGCGTGGCCGCAAGGTCCAGTCGTCCGACCCGGACAAGGGCACCGTCACCACCACCTACCGGGCCGACGGCCTCGTCGCCACCACCACCGACGCCCGCAAGCAGACGCTCGCGTACACCTACGACGATCTCGGCCGGGCGACCTCACTCCGCAAGGACGACGTCAACGGCACCGCGCTCGCGGAGTGGACGTACGACACCCTGCCCGGCGGCGTGGGGAAGCTCACCAAGTCGGTCAGGTACGAGAACGGCAACGCGTACACCACCGCGGTGAAGGGCTATGACACGGCGGGCCACGCCACCGGCTCGGTGATCACCGTCCCCGCCGCCGAGGGCAAGCTCGCGGGCACCTACGAGTTCGCCAACACCTACACCCCCAACACGGGTCTCGCCGCCACCACCAGCTATCCGGCCGGCGGCGGTCTCCCCGCCGAAACCGTCCGGCACGGCTACACCACCTACGGCCTGCCGGCCACCGTCGGCAACGGCACGGACGTGTACTCGCTGGGCACCCAGTACTCGCCCTTCGGCGAGGTCCTGCAGACCGTGCTTGGAGACATCGGCGGCCGTGTGGTGCAGACGTTCAGCTACGAGGACGCCACACGCCGGCTCGCCGGAGTCGTCAACGACCGGGAGGCGGACGGCCCGCAGACCATCGACAACAAGACCTACACCTACGACCCGTCGGGCAACATCACCCGCATCCGCAACGACCGAGACGACAAGGCGGTGACCGACACCCAGTGCTTCACCCATGACTTCGCGGCCCGGCTGACCAACGCCTGGACCGGGACCGACGACTGCGCGCTCAAGCCGTCCACGGACGTACGGCCGCAGGTCGGCGGTGTCAGCCCGTACTGGTACTCGTACACGTACGACGCGGTCGGCAACCGCACCAGCGAGGTCCGGCACGCCCCGTCCGGCGACACCGCCGAGGACGTGACGCGCACCTACGCGTACCCTGGCCCCGGCGGCGACCGGCCGCACGCCATGGAGCAGGTCGCCGTGACCGGCTCCGGAGCGCGCACCGACACCTTCGAGTACGACGCGTCGGGCAACACCACGCGCCGGGTGACCACCGCGGGTGACCAGAGCATCACCTGGGACGCCGAGGGACGTATGGCCTCGTCGACGGTGGGCGGCAAGACGTCCACCTTCCTGTACGACGCGGACGGCACCCGGCTGCTGCGCCGGGACCCCGGCGCGGTCACGCTCTACCTCGGCAGCCAGGAACTGCGGCTGGACACGGCCAAGGCGACGGTCAGCGGCCTGCGCTACTACCCGGCGGGCAAGGCCACGGTCACCCGGTCCTCGGACGGCTCGGTGTCGTACCTGCTCGGCGACCACCACGGAACCGACGAGGTGACGGTCGACGCGGCGACCCTGAGCTACCAACGCCGCGACCACGGCCCCTTCGGCACCCCGCGCGGAACCCAGCCGGCGGCCGGCAGCTGGCCGGGCGAGCGGGGATTCGTCGGCGGTACGAACGACGCGTCCACGGGCCTGACCCATGTGGGCGCACGCGAGTACGACGCCGCCAACGGAAAGTTCATCTCGGCGGATCCGGTGATGAACCTCTCCGACCCGCAGCAGCTCAACGCCTACTCCTACGCGAACAACTCGCCCGTCACCGACGCGGATCCGAGCGGCGAGTGGTCCCTCCGCTCCATGCTCCGTATGGGGGCCGCGTTCGCCCGGAAGTCCATCAGGTACGCCCGGCCGGCCTTCAGCATCGCCAGCCCGGCGTCCCGCGCTCTGCGCACGCACACCTTCAAGTTCGGCCGTGTCTACGACCGCTACGACGCGGCGAAGCGGGTGATGTTGTCGGAGGGGGGAAATGGCACCAAGTTCGGGAAGTTCAACGTGGGCAAGGGTGAGGACCGCGGCATCATCATGATGAGGTTCTACATCCACACCAAGAAAGCGGTCTACACGCCCTTGGGGGCGTTACTCCTGGGCGACGACAGAACTTTCTCCGTGGATCCGGACGCGCCCTACCGCATGGTCCTGTTCTGGGACACCGCCTCGGGCGACGTGACCTTCAAGGTGTCTGCCTCCCACACCAATTCGTTCACGATGGGCAGCTTCAAGAGCCCTCACGCACCGCCGCGGAAGATGGAGGCGCCATCCATCTCGATCTCGGCGCAATCACTGCTGTTCAACGCCAATCCGGAAAATACATGGAAGAGCCGGAAGAGCTGGAATGTCCTGAACTACTCGTCGTACGGCCATTCGTCCACGCCGGACAAGCTCGACCTCGGTCTGCACGGGGTCAACAGTCTCATTCGGATCTTCGCGGTCGACAACGATGTCACCATCGCGGCCAACAAGTCGTCTGTAACTGTGACACGGAGCGGAGACCCCTACCCGGACATGGAGGTGGTCCAGTACCGCAGGAACCAGCCGCCGCAGGTGATCGCTCAGGACCGCATGGCCAACGAGGACGGCCTGGACTCGAAACCCACGGGGAGGCCCAAGATCGACCGATCCTGGACCGACGGCAAATGCACCAGCGGCTGCTGA
- a CDS encoding TetR/AcrR family transcriptional regulator, which translates to MAERVVPEQQRRRRRPTKQGTVLSEQIIVQTALRLIGQHGAEALTVRRLGAALGADPSALYRYFRNTDELLLAVADELIGRAQEGWESTGDWRADLREIGLRVHAAYQAHPQAAVLAAHRTTGRENETWAVESMLGVLRSAGFPDEEAVRIYHAFVDQALAFAALDAAELALPAPARTADLQVWRASYGRLPAGTHPNIAATAHILADDMMLSGYPFALELLLEASAARLASRRG; encoded by the coding sequence ATGGCCGAGCGAGTGGTTCCTGAGCAGCAACGGCGGCGACGAAGGCCGACCAAGCAGGGCACGGTGCTCTCCGAGCAGATCATCGTGCAGACCGCCCTGCGGCTGATCGGGCAGCACGGGGCGGAGGCACTCACCGTCCGGCGGCTCGGCGCCGCACTGGGCGCCGATCCGAGTGCGCTGTACCGGTACTTCCGCAACACCGACGAGCTGCTGCTGGCCGTCGCGGACGAGCTCATCGGCCGCGCGCAGGAAGGCTGGGAGTCCACCGGCGACTGGCGCGCCGACCTGCGCGAGATCGGCCTGCGCGTCCATGCCGCGTACCAGGCGCACCCCCAGGCCGCGGTGCTGGCCGCGCACCGGACCACCGGACGGGAGAACGAGACATGGGCGGTCGAGAGCATGCTCGGCGTGCTGCGCTCGGCGGGCTTCCCGGACGAGGAGGCGGTACGGATCTACCACGCCTTCGTCGACCAGGCGCTGGCCTTCGCCGCCCTGGACGCGGCCGAACTCGCGCTGCCGGCCCCCGCCCGGACGGCCGACCTCCAGGTCTGGCGGGCGAGCTACGGCCGGCTGCCCGCCGGCACGCACCCGAACATCGCCGCGACGGCCCACATCCTGGCCGACGACATGATGCTCAGCGGCTATCCGTTCGCACTGGAGCTGCTGCTCGAGGCGTCCGCCGCGAGGCTGGCCTCCCGGCGGGGCTGA
- a CDS encoding amidohydrolase, whose amino-acid sequence MSKADLVFTRGPVHTGDPARTRASSLAVTGERITAVGHDEVRELIGPATEVVDLSGKLLIPGFQDAHIHAVFGGVELAECDLTGTVGVDDYLNRIRTFADAHPDRTWITGSGWSMESFEGGLPTRQLLDSVVPDRPVYLVNRDHHGAWANTRALELAGLTKDTPDPSDGRIEREPDGTPGGVLQEGATKLVARLLPATTTADRLAGLLRAQSMLHSLGITGWQDAILGVFNGQPDPSDAYLAAAREGTLTARVNGALWWDRERGGEQIPELIERRKQLNHGRFRAGSVKIMQDGIAENFTAAMTSPYLDACGCTTANSGLSFVDPVALRSYVTELDALDFQVHFHALGDRAVREALDAIEAARAANGLRDNRHHLAHLQVVHPEDLPRFARLGAIANIQPLWAAHEPQMDELTIPFLGPERTAWQYPFGSLLRAGATLAAGSDWPVSSPDPLAGLHVAVNRMEPEATDGRVFLPEQRLDLTTALAAYTAGTAHVNGLDDAGSLQPGNLADLVVLDRDIFTAPPEEIAEARVLQTYVGGALVHSA is encoded by the coding sequence ATGTCCAAGGCCGATCTCGTCTTCACCCGGGGCCCCGTCCACACCGGCGACCCCGCCCGCACCCGGGCGAGCAGCCTCGCCGTCACCGGGGAGCGGATCACCGCCGTCGGCCACGACGAGGTACGGGAGCTGATCGGCCCCGCCACCGAAGTCGTCGATCTCAGCGGCAAACTGCTCATCCCCGGCTTCCAGGACGCGCACATCCACGCCGTCTTCGGCGGTGTGGAGCTCGCCGAGTGCGACCTCACCGGCACCGTGGGGGTCGACGACTATCTGAACCGCATCCGCACGTTCGCCGACGCCCACCCCGACCGGACCTGGATCACCGGCAGCGGCTGGTCCATGGAGAGCTTCGAAGGGGGCCTCCCCACCCGGCAGTTGCTGGACTCGGTGGTCCCCGACCGCCCCGTGTACCTGGTCAACCGCGACCACCACGGCGCCTGGGCCAATACCCGCGCGCTCGAGCTGGCCGGGCTCACCAAGGACACTCCGGACCCGTCCGACGGCCGCATCGAGCGGGAGCCCGACGGCACGCCGGGCGGCGTTCTCCAGGAGGGCGCGACCAAACTGGTCGCACGCCTGCTGCCCGCGACCACCACCGCCGACCGGCTTGCCGGACTGCTGCGCGCGCAGAGCATGCTCCACTCGCTCGGCATCACCGGCTGGCAGGACGCCATCCTCGGCGTCTTCAACGGCCAGCCCGACCCCTCCGACGCCTATCTGGCCGCCGCCCGCGAGGGCACTCTGACCGCCCGGGTCAACGGCGCGCTCTGGTGGGACCGCGAGCGGGGCGGAGAGCAGATCCCCGAACTGATCGAGCGCCGCAAGCAGTTGAACCACGGCAGGTTCCGCGCCGGGTCCGTCAAGATCATGCAGGACGGCATCGCGGAGAACTTCACCGCCGCCATGACCAGCCCCTATCTGGACGCCTGCGGCTGCACCACCGCCAACAGCGGCCTGAGCTTCGTCGACCCGGTGGCGCTGCGCTCGTACGTCACCGAACTGGACGCGCTCGACTTCCAGGTGCACTTCCACGCGCTCGGCGACCGCGCGGTGCGCGAGGCGCTGGACGCCATCGAGGCCGCCCGCGCCGCCAACGGACTGCGCGACAACCGGCACCACCTCGCCCATCTGCAGGTCGTCCACCCCGAGGACCTGCCGCGGTTCGCCCGGCTCGGCGCGATCGCCAACATCCAGCCGCTGTGGGCCGCTCACGAGCCCCAGATGGACGAGCTGACCATCCCCTTCCTCGGACCGGAACGTACCGCCTGGCAGTACCCGTTCGGCTCCCTTCTGCGGGCCGGCGCCACCCTCGCGGCCGGCAGCGACTGGCCGGTCAGCAGCCCGGACCCGCTCGCCGGCCTCCATGTCGCCGTCAACCGGATGGAGCCCGAGGCCACCGACGGCCGGGTCTTCCTGCCGGAGCAGCGCCTCGACCTCACCACCGCCCTGGCGGCGTACACGGCGGGCACGGCCCACGTGAACGGCCTGGACGACGCCGGCAGTCTTCAGCCGGGCAATCTCGCGGACCTGGTGGTCCTGGACCGCGACATCTTCACCGCCCCGCCGGAGGAGATCGCCGAGGCCCGGGTCCTGCAGACGTACGTCGGAGGGGCGCTGGTGCACTCAGCGTGA
- a CDS encoding APC family permease, whose protein sequence is MRKSLGVWGGVAIAASSTAATTSVGIGLGLMAAIVGLHLPAIMLLAFLPILGIAGGYGRLVRDNPNAGSSYSWVGRTLSPWLGFLTGWVNVVGTVVFMAYTTTVTGSAIIQLLGQASVHSVAGLRLDPNSTVQSTCLGLAVLIGAALVAVRGVHHAAALQKWLLIFEYAVLIAFCGYGLIVGDQPFSLDWFNPFAIPSLSALAQGMVLAVFCYWGFESIFSVSEEVEDPRDASRGGFIALTVMLLLFLFCGTAFQRVLPLDELADNGAQGLAYFGEKLADQPLAALPLIALMFSAAASLQASVIPTARGMYAMGRDGVLGRVWTRVHPRYETPAAGTLLITAFAVALALLSLVIPTVNDVIYAAVNSIGILVAFYYALTAIAAAVRFRHLLRTSPQEALRAVVGPVLGAVTLLAVGAYLAWTFYDSADHFELSADNGWFALLIPVLMLGSGLLVAAWARWGRRAPYFSRGYGTSPCTAD, encoded by the coding sequence ATGCGCAAGTCGCTCGGCGTCTGGGGCGGTGTGGCAATCGCCGCCTCCAGTACGGCGGCCACCACCAGCGTCGGCATCGGCCTCGGTCTGATGGCCGCCATCGTCGGCCTGCACCTGCCCGCGATCATGCTGCTGGCGTTCCTGCCCATCCTCGGCATCGCCGGCGGGTACGGGCGGCTGGTCCGCGACAACCCCAATGCGGGCAGCAGCTACAGCTGGGTCGGCCGCACTCTCAGTCCGTGGCTGGGGTTCCTGACGGGCTGGGTCAACGTCGTCGGCACCGTCGTCTTCATGGCGTACACCACCACGGTGACCGGCTCGGCAATCATCCAGCTCCTCGGACAGGCGTCCGTCCACAGCGTCGCGGGACTCCGTCTCGACCCGAACTCCACCGTGCAGTCCACCTGTCTGGGCCTGGCCGTCCTGATCGGCGCCGCCCTGGTGGCGGTCCGCGGGGTGCATCACGCGGCCGCGCTGCAGAAGTGGCTGCTGATCTTCGAGTACGCCGTGCTGATCGCTTTCTGCGGCTACGGCCTGATCGTCGGCGACCAGCCGTTCTCGCTGGACTGGTTCAACCCGTTCGCCATCCCCTCACTCTCCGCGCTCGCCCAGGGCATGGTGCTGGCGGTGTTCTGCTACTGGGGCTTCGAGTCGATCTTCAGCGTCAGCGAGGAGGTGGAGGACCCGCGCGACGCCTCCCGCGGCGGCTTCATCGCCCTGACCGTCATGCTGCTGCTCTTCCTGTTCTGCGGCACCGCCTTCCAGCGTGTCCTGCCGCTGGACGAGCTGGCGGACAACGGCGCCCAGGGGCTCGCCTACTTCGGCGAGAAGCTCGCCGATCAGCCACTGGCCGCACTGCCTCTCATCGCCCTGATGTTCTCCGCGGCGGCGTCCCTCCAGGCCTCGGTCATCCCCACCGCCCGCGGCATGTACGCGATGGGCCGGGACGGTGTCCTCGGCCGCGTCTGGACGCGCGTCCACCCCCGCTACGAGACGCCCGCCGCCGGCACTCTGCTGATCACCGCGTTCGCCGTCGCCCTCGCGCTGCTGTCGCTGGTCATTCCCACCGTCAACGACGTGATCTACGCCGCCGTCAACTCGATCGGCATCCTGGTCGCGTTCTACTACGCCCTGACCGCCATCGCCGCCGCCGTACGCTTCCGCCATCTGCTGCGGACCTCGCCGCAGGAGGCCCTGCGGGCGGTCGTCGGCCCGGTGCTCGGCGCGGTCACCCTGCTCGCCGTCGGCGCCTACCTGGCGTGGACCTTCTACGACTCCGCCGACCACTTCGAACTCTCCGCCGACAACGGCTGGTTCGCCCTGCTCATCCCGGTGCTGATGCTCGGCTCCGGACTGCTGGTCGCCGCCTGGGCCCGCTGGGGCCGCCGGGCGCCATACTTCTCCCGCGGCTACGGCACCAGTCCCTGCACCGCCGACTGA